In one window of Henckelia pumila isolate YLH828 chromosome 1, ASM3356847v2, whole genome shotgun sequence DNA:
- the LOC140885114 gene encoding putative E3 ubiquitin-protein ligase RF298 — translation MASMVAKACSSTSSQMPDMAVQEKGSRNKRKFRADPPMTDPSKIIPLPLNECSNFEFSAEKFEIIPNPGHKNECDLCCVDQIQDSSDALKLDLGLSCTMGTSEVGPSQPPEEMHASSNEFHDADWSDLTESQLEELVLSNLDAIFMSAIRQIIASGYSSEVSNKAILRSGLWYGCKDMVSNIVENTLAFLRSGHDIDPSREHYFEDLQQMEKYMLAELVCLLREVRPFFSIGDAMWCLLVCDMNVSHACAMDSDPLCSFLVDSNSKGNSSIPPRPQFGTESKSYEPNVTVPCTPNLSASYAHKSISDTPILTSTQDGHTLQSDATGVTNHTNLIPKTTFVLNGPVPDNECQNSSSNTNIRPFSSAGLPHTTISEEKFVASRKVSGITKRENVLRQKSTHLEKHYRTFGYKVTSRNSKLGNFSSLVLDRKLKAAAGSTGINAKNGSFKVSKGIEFDAPQDSLNQNLSASQECTSVPLFGSETINGSFSLPKASISSSFPVVAGNTSSSLPTADTELSLSFPSKSAVNPIPINHSIESAKSTIVGASSDKFLGHRAPLDRKDEMIMKLVPRVRELQIQLEEWTEWANQKVMQAARRLSKDKADLKALRQEKEAVERLKKEKQTLEENTTKKLSEMENALRKAGGQVERANAAVRRLELEHAGLWGEMDAAKLRAAESAASCEEVLNREKKTLLKFQSWEKQKIIFQEELSAEKHKLKQLQQELQQAKEIKDQVEAKRDLEEKANNEVRTLANSFRKEREQIEATAKSKEDAIKLRAENNLQKHKYDIEKLEKEIAKLRLKTDSSKIAALRRGIDGSHVSKLTDIRKTQALQDSTTPHISNTVTSTNFHGSNGTGGVKRERECVMCLSEEMSVVFLPCAHQVVCTMCNELHEKQGMKDCPSCRSPIQRRVSVRYRS, via the exons ATGGCATCAATGGTTGCAAAGGCTTGTAGCAGTACTTCCAGTCAAATGCCAGATATGGCTGTCCAAGAAAAAggaagtaggaataaaagaaaATTCCGAGCTGATCCTCCAATGACTGATCCAAGTAAGATCATCCCTTTGCCTCTGAATGAGTGCAGCAATTTTGAATTCTCAGCTGAAAAGTTTGAGATCATCCCAAATCCTGGGCACAAGAATGAGTGTGATCTATGCTGTGTCGATCAAATTCAAGATAGTTCTGATGCATTAAAACTGGACCTTGGATTATCTTGCACTATGGGGACATCGGAGGTGGGGCCGAGTCAGCCTCCAGAGGAAATGCACGCATCATCCAACGAGTTTCATGATGCCGATTGGAGTGATCTTACAGAATCCCAGCTGGAAGAACTTGTCTTGAGCAATTTGGATGCAATTTTCATGAGTGCAATTAGGCAAATAATTGCAAGTGGTTACAGTTCAGAAGTTTCTAATAAGGCTATTTTAAGGTCTGGACTTTGGTACGGGTGTAAAGACATGGTGTCAAATATCGTTGAAAATACGCTGGCATTTCTTAGAAGTGGCCATGACATTGATCCATCAAGGGAACACTATTTTGAGGATTTGCAGCAGATGGAAAAGTATATGTTGGCAGAATTGGTTTGCCTTTTAAGGGAGGTTAGACCTTTTTTTAGCATTGGGGATGCAATGTGGTGCTTGTTGGTGTGTGATATGAATGTATCTCACGCTTGCGCCATGGATAGTGATCCTTTGTGTAGTTTCCTTGTTGATTCAAATTCAAAGGGCAATTCCTCCATTCCTCCTCGACCCCAATTTGGAACAGAGTCCAAAAGTTACGAACCCAATGTTACGGTTCCTTGTACACCAAATTTATCTGCTTCTTATGCTCATAAATCTATTTCTGATACACCCATTTTAACTTCAACTCAGGATGGTCATACCTTGCAATCTGATGCAACTGGTGTCACAAATCATACTAACTTGATTCCAAAAACTACTTTTGTTCTCAATGGACCGGTACCAGACAACGAGTGTCAAAACTCTTCATCTAATACTAATATCAGACCCTTTAGCTCTGCAGGATTACCCCACACTACAATTTCAGAGGAAAAGTTTGTTGCGAGTAGAAAAGTATCTGGCATAACCAAAAGGGAGAATGTGTTGCGTCAGAAATCGACTCACTTGGAGAAACACTACCGTACTTTTGGTTATAAAGTCACATCTAGAAATTCGAAACTTGGTAATTTCAGTAGTCTAGTCCTTGATAGGAAACTTAAGGCTGCAGCTGGTTCTACTGGTATCAATGCTAAGAATGGCTCCTTCAAAGTTAGCAAGGGAATCGAGTTTGATGCACCTCAAGACAGTCTGAATCAGAATCTTTCAGCAAGCCAAGAATGCACTTCAGTTCCCTTGTTTGGATCCGAAACTATCAATGGCAGCTTTTCATTACCTAAAGCCAGTATCTCGTCCTCATTTCCTGTTGTGGCGGGCAACACCTCTTCTTCATTACCTACCGCTGATACTGAGCTCTCTCTCTCGTTCCCTTCCAAAAGCGCTGTGAATCCAATACCCATCAATCATAGCATCGAGTCTGCCAAGTCCACTATTGTCGGTGCTTCGAGTGATAAGTTTCTAGGTCATAGGGCCCCACTGGATCGTAAGGATGAGATGATTATGAAGCTGGTTCCTAGAGTACGGGAATTGCAAATTCAGCTTGAAGAATGGACAGAGTGGGCAAATCAGAAGGTCATGCAAGCTGCTCGTAGACTGAGCAAGGACAAAGCTGATCTCAAGGCACTTAGGCAAGAGAAGGAAGCAGTAGAGCGTCTCAAGAAAGAAAAGCAAACATTGGAAGAGAACACCACAAAAAAACTGTCTGAGATGGAAAATGCTCTTCGCAAGGCTGGTGGGCAGGTGGAGCGAGCGAATGCTGCTGTCCGCAGGCTTGAACTTGAGCATGCTGGATTATGGGGGGAAATGGACGCTGCGAAATTGCGTGCTGCAGAGTCAGCTGCAAGCTGTGAAGAAGTGTTGAACAGAGAGAAGAAGACACTGTTGAAATTTCAGTCATGGGAAAAGCAGAAGATAATATTTCAGGAGGAGCTTTCAGCTGAAAAACACAAGTTGAAGCAGCTGCAACAGGAACTGCAGCAGGCCAAAGAGATAAAAGATCAAGTTGAG GCAAAACGGGATCTAGAGGAGAAGGCCAACAATGAAGTACGTACACTAGCCAATTCATTTAGAAAAGAAAGAGAGCAAATTGAAGCCACCGCCAAATCCAAAGAGGATGCAATTAAATTGAGAGCAGAAAACAATCTACAGAAGCATAAATACGATATTGAGAAGCTTGAAAAAGAAATTGCCAAGCTGAGGTTAAAGACTGATTCATCAAAAATAGCAGCTCTTAGAAGAGGAATAGATGGAAGCCATGTCAGCAAGCTCACCGACATCAGAAAAACTCAAGCCCTTCAAGATTCCACAACACCTCACATCTCAAATACAGTGACATCCACCAATTTTCACGGCTCTAATGGAACAGGAGGAGTGAAACGTGAACGGGAATGCGTGATGTGTTTATCCGAGGAGATGTCTGTCGTTTTCTTGCCGTGTGCACATCAAGTTGTATGTACAATGTGCAATGAGCTGCATGAGAAGCAAGGAATGAAGGACTGTCCGTCGTGCAGGAGCCCAATTCAACGACGTGTTAGTGTACGCTATCGATCTTGA